A genomic window from Streptomyces sp. HUAS YS2 includes:
- a CDS encoding endonuclease V — protein MRITDTPADWPADEAAARALQDELRGRVDPDDSGPPPGTGHVTGLDVAYDDERDLVAAAAVVLDAGTLEVVEEATAVGRVAFPYVPGLLAFREIPTVLGALESLAAEPGLLVCDGYGRAHPRRFGLASHLGVLTGLPSIGVAKNPFTFTYEQPGPQRGDFSPLVADDAEGREMVGRALRTRDGVKPVFVSAGHRVGLETACAHTLLLSPRYRIPETTRRADALCRAALKEALTRT, from the coding sequence ATGAGGATCACCGACACACCCGCGGACTGGCCCGCGGACGAGGCCGCCGCCCGCGCCCTCCAGGACGAACTCCGCGGACGGGTGGACCCGGACGACTCCGGGCCGCCGCCCGGGACCGGCCATGTCACCGGGCTCGACGTCGCCTACGACGACGAACGCGACCTCGTCGCGGCGGCGGCGGTCGTGCTGGACGCGGGGACCCTGGAGGTCGTCGAGGAGGCCACGGCGGTCGGCCGGGTGGCGTTCCCGTACGTGCCGGGGCTGCTGGCCTTCCGCGAGATCCCCACCGTGCTGGGCGCGCTGGAGTCGCTGGCCGCCGAGCCCGGACTGCTGGTCTGCGACGGGTACGGTCGCGCCCACCCGCGCCGCTTCGGCCTGGCCAGCCATCTCGGGGTGCTGACCGGACTGCCGTCGATCGGCGTCGCCAAGAACCCGTTCACCTTCACGTACGAGCAACCCGGCCCGCAGCGGGGCGACTTCAGCCCGCTGGTCGCCGACGACGCGGAGGGCCGCGAGATGGTGGGGCGGGCGCTGCGCACCCGAGACGGGGTCAAGCCGGTCTTCGTCTCCGCCGGGCACCGGGTCGGCCTGGAGACGGCGTGCGCGCACACGCTGCTGCTCAGCCCGCGCTACCGGATCCCCGAGACGACCCGGCGCGCGGACGCCCTGTGCCGGGCGGCTCTGAAGGAAGCACTCACCCGGACCTGA
- a CDS encoding YciI family protein: protein MFVLELTYTADVEQVDALMAPHIEWLDAQYAAGVFIASGRKNPRDGGVILAVGDDRAQIEKIAAADPFSTGGVCAYRITEFIATKTAPELAPYRQQLPS from the coding sequence ATGTTCGTTCTGGAATTGACCTACACCGCCGACGTCGAGCAGGTCGACGCGCTCATGGCCCCGCACATCGAGTGGCTGGACGCGCAGTACGCGGCCGGGGTCTTCATCGCCTCCGGCCGGAAGAACCCGCGTGACGGCGGCGTGATCCTGGCCGTCGGGGACGACCGCGCGCAGATCGAGAAGATCGCGGCGGCCGACCCCTTCAGCACCGGCGGGGTGTGCGCGTACCGGATCACGGAGTTCATCGCGACCAAGACGGCGCCCGAGCTGGCCCCGTACCGGCAGCAGCTGCCGTCCTGA
- a CDS encoding oxidoreductase, whose protein sequence is MTSMGKTRRMMSVGLSGAALAAVLAAPAQAGEPGGSETGGRPGWQLTETGTDARFRGLAAVSRDTAWAAGSKGTVLRTTDGGRSWRNVSPPGAAELQFRDIEAFDARRAVVLAIGEGESSRIFRTEDGGATWTESFRNTDPRAFYDCVTFFDPRHGLAMSDPVDGKYRILSTRDGGRSWEVLPDAGMPAALPGEAGFAASGQCLVSAGPKDVWLATGGGATARVLHSGDRGLTWTAAESGIPAGDPARGVFALAFRDRTHGLAVGGDYRPDQASPRAAAVTGDGGRTWREAEAPPPAYRSGVAWLPHSGSAALAVGPTGTDLTIDGGRTWRTVDTGSYDTVDCTADGGCWASGEKGRIARLSRAGD, encoded by the coding sequence ATGACGTCCATGGGGAAGACGAGACGAATGATGTCGGTGGGGCTGAGCGGGGCGGCGCTGGCCGCGGTGCTCGCGGCCCCGGCGCAGGCGGGGGAACCAGGAGGGAGCGAGACCGGCGGACGGCCCGGCTGGCAGCTGACGGAGACCGGCACGGACGCCCGGTTCCGGGGCCTCGCCGCGGTGAGCCGGGACACCGCCTGGGCGGCAGGCTCGAAGGGCACGGTGCTGCGCACCACCGACGGCGGCCGCAGCTGGCGGAACGTGTCGCCGCCCGGTGCGGCCGAGCTGCAGTTCCGCGACATCGAGGCGTTCGACGCCCGGCGCGCGGTGGTCCTTGCGATCGGCGAGGGCGAGTCGTCCCGGATCTTCCGTACCGAGGACGGCGGCGCGACCTGGACCGAGTCCTTCCGCAACACCGACCCGCGCGCCTTCTACGACTGCGTCACCTTCTTCGACCCCCGGCACGGCCTCGCCATGAGCGACCCGGTCGACGGCAAGTACCGCATCCTCTCCACCCGCGACGGCGGAAGGTCCTGGGAGGTGCTGCCGGACGCCGGGATGCCGGCCGCGCTGCCCGGCGAGGCCGGGTTCGCCGCGAGCGGCCAGTGCCTGGTGAGTGCGGGACCCAAGGACGTCTGGCTGGCCACCGGCGGCGGCGCGACCGCCCGCGTCCTGCACTCCGGGGACCGCGGCCTGACGTGGACCGCCGCCGAATCGGGCATCCCGGCCGGCGATCCGGCCCGCGGTGTCTTCGCGCTCGCCTTCCGCGACCGCACGCACGGCCTCGCGGTCGGCGGCGACTACCGGCCCGACCAGGCGTCCCCGCGCGCGGCGGCGGTCACCGGCGACGGCGGCCGGACCTGGCGGGAGGCCGAAGCCCCGCCGCCCGCGTACCGCTCCGGGGTGGCCTGGCTGCCGCACAGCGGGTCGGCCGCGCTGGCCGTCGGCCCCACCGGCACGGACCTGACGATCGACGGCGGCCGTACCTGGCGGACCGTGGACACCGGCTCGTACGACACCGTCGACTGCACGGCCGACGGCGGCTGCTGGGCCTCCGGCGAGAAGGGCCGGATCGCCCGGCTGAGCCGCGCCGGGGACTGA
- a CDS encoding SsgA family sporulation/cell division regulator: MPTDIEQPVEARLVASAPRMESVPATLRYDRADPYAVSMAFPPPATLEGVEVSWAFSRELLAEGVEGPAGLGDVRVRPFGYDRTVVEFHAPEGVAVVHVRTAEVRRFLERAQHLVPAGREHQYLDWERDLVRLLEE; the protein is encoded by the coding sequence ATGCCCACCGACATCGAGCAGCCAGTGGAGGCCCGGCTCGTCGCGTCCGCACCGCGGATGGAGTCCGTTCCGGCGACGTTGCGGTACGACCGTGCGGACCCGTACGCCGTGAGCATGGCTTTCCCGCCGCCGGCCACCCTGGAGGGTGTCGAGGTGTCCTGGGCGTTCTCGCGGGAGCTGCTGGCCGAGGGGGTGGAGGGGCCGGCGGGGCTCGGGGACGTACGTGTCCGTCCGTTCGGCTACGACCGCACGGTCGTGGAGTTCCACGCGCCGGAAGGCGTGGCGGTGGTGCATGTCCGCACGGCGGAGGTACGCCGCTTCCTGGAGCGGGCGCAGCATCTGGTGCCGGCGGGCCGTGAACATCAGTACCTGGACTGGGAGCGGGATCTCGTCCGGCTCCTGGAGGAATAG
- a CDS encoding acyl-ACP desaturase produces the protein MTLTSPHLGSSAGWTDARLLHALEEVVEQELNRHLKVTKDWMPHEYVPWSDGRNFPGFFEDGEAWDPSQSKVTDIGKIALVVNLLTEDNLPSYHHEIATLFGRDGAWGTWVHRWTAEEGRHGIVMRDYLLASRAVDPDKLEQFRMSHMSEGFESDNRHSMLHSVAYVSFQELATRISHRNTGHQSGDPVCDRMLARIAADENLHMIFYRNLLAAAFEIAPDLTMQAVRDVVVNFRMPGHGMPGFERAAAQMAIGEIYNMRIHHDDVLAPVLRFLKVLQIDGLGPEGLKAQEELGLYMNGLDAEATKFDEKLAARKARMAARAAG, from the coding sequence GTGACGCTCACCTCTCCCCACCTCGGCAGCTCGGCAGGGTGGACCGACGCCCGGCTGCTGCACGCGCTGGAGGAGGTGGTGGAGCAGGAGCTCAACCGCCACCTGAAGGTCACCAAGGACTGGATGCCGCACGAGTACGTGCCGTGGTCCGACGGCCGGAACTTCCCGGGCTTCTTCGAGGACGGCGAGGCCTGGGACCCGTCCCAGTCCAAGGTCACCGACATCGGCAAGATCGCGCTGGTGGTGAACCTCCTCACCGAGGACAACCTGCCCAGCTACCACCACGAGATCGCCACCCTCTTCGGTCGCGACGGCGCCTGGGGCACCTGGGTGCACCGCTGGACCGCGGAGGAGGGCCGGCACGGCATCGTGATGCGCGACTACCTGCTCGCCTCGCGCGCCGTGGACCCGGACAAGCTGGAGCAGTTCCGGATGTCCCACATGAGCGAGGGCTTCGAGTCCGACAACCGGCACTCGATGCTGCACTCGGTCGCGTACGTCTCCTTCCAGGAGCTGGCCACCCGCATCTCGCACCGCAACACCGGCCACCAGTCCGGCGACCCGGTCTGCGACCGCATGCTGGCGCGCATCGCCGCCGACGAGAACCTGCACATGATCTTCTACCGCAACCTGCTGGCCGCGGCCTTCGAGATCGCCCCGGACCTCACCATGCAGGCCGTGCGGGACGTCGTCGTCAACTTCCGGATGCCCGGACACGGCATGCCCGGCTTCGAGCGGGCCGCCGCGCAGATGGCCATCGGCGAGATCTACAACATGCGCATCCACCACGACGACGTGCTCGCGCCGGTGCTGCGCTTCCTCAAGGTGCTCCAGATCGACGGCCTCGGCCCGGAGGGCCTCAAGGCGCAGGAGGAGCTGGGTCTGTACATGAACGGCCTGGACGCCGAGGCGACGAAGTTCGACGAGAAGCTCGCGGCGCGCAAGGCGCGCATGGCGGCGCGCGCGGCGGGCTGA
- a CDS encoding WhiB family transcriptional regulator: MHTDTIEPIATEPDMTWREDALCAQAGPEFFFPAPGSSTREAKQLCGACEGRLACLEYALRNDERFGVWGGLSEKERLRLRRDRGRG, from the coding sequence ATGCACACGGACACCATCGAACCCATCGCGACCGAGCCCGACATGACGTGGCGCGAGGACGCCCTCTGCGCCCAGGCGGGACCGGAGTTCTTCTTCCCGGCCCCCGGGTCCTCCACCCGCGAGGCCAAGCAGCTGTGCGGGGCCTGCGAGGGCCGGCTGGCCTGCCTGGAGTACGCCCTGCGCAACGACGAACGCTTCGGCGTCTGGGGCGGCCTCTCCGAGAAGGAGCGGCTCCGGCTGCGCCGGGACCGGGGCCGGGGCTGA
- a CDS encoding ABC transporter ATP-binding protein, which produces MTTDSTDAAVVEATGLRKEFGEAVAVDDVSFTLAPGESLAVVGESGSGKTTLARMLVGLEIPTAGTLTVCGRPRTAGRVSSAERRRRAREIQIVFQDPYSSLDKLQRVGDVVETSLDLHFPLTPADRKRRALELLEAVGLSERHAGMLPRQLSGGQRQRVAIARAIAVEPRVLVLDEAVAALDVSIQAQILNLLADIRDRQEISYVFISHDLAVVHQISDTAVVMRGGRVVEQGPTRDLLATPREAYTRQLRAAVPRPGWKPQRRPA; this is translated from the coding sequence GTGACGACGGACAGTACGGACGCGGCGGTCGTCGAGGCGACCGGGCTGCGCAAGGAGTTCGGCGAGGCCGTCGCCGTGGACGACGTGTCGTTCACGCTGGCGCCCGGCGAGTCCCTGGCCGTCGTCGGCGAGTCCGGCTCCGGCAAGACGACCCTCGCGCGGATGCTCGTCGGCCTGGAGATACCGACCGCGGGCACCCTCACGGTCTGCGGGCGCCCGCGCACCGCGGGCAGGGTCTCCTCGGCCGAGCGGCGCCGGCGGGCGCGCGAGATCCAGATCGTCTTCCAGGACCCGTACTCGTCCCTGGACAAGCTCCAGCGCGTCGGTGACGTCGTCGAGACCAGCCTGGACCTGCACTTCCCGCTCACCCCCGCCGACCGCAAGCGGCGCGCCCTGGAACTCCTGGAGGCCGTCGGCCTGTCGGAACGGCACGCGGGCATGCTGCCCCGCCAGCTCTCCGGCGGGCAGCGGCAGCGGGTCGCGATCGCCCGGGCGATCGCCGTCGAGCCGCGCGTCCTCGTCCTCGACGAGGCCGTGGCCGCACTCGACGTGTCCATCCAGGCGCAGATCCTCAACCTGCTCGCCGACATCCGGGACCGGCAGGAGATCAGCTACGTGTTCATCTCCCACGACCTCGCGGTCGTCCACCAGATCAGCGACACGGCGGTGGTGATGCGCGGCGGTCGCGTCGTCGAGCAGGGCCCCACCCGGGACCTGCTCGCCACGCCCCGGGAGGCGTACACCCGGCAGCTGCGGGCCGCGGTGCCGCGCCCGGGCTGGAAGCCGCAGCGGAGACCCGCGTGA
- a CDS encoding ABC transporter ATP-binding protein: MTELLTLDGFGLGVPHATGPRTLVEHVDLTIRRGEAVGLVGESGSGKSMTARAVIGLTPPGATTTGDIRFDGRSVTALSRKELRALRTRRIAMIFQDPRAHINPVHSVGDFLTEAMTANLGVDPHKAAAKAVRLLADVGIPDGERRMRQYPHELSGGLLQRVMIASALAAEPDLILADEPTTALDVTTQSEVMAILDEARRERDMAMLLITHDLELAAAACDRLAVMYAGRLVETQPAEALTERPRHPYTMGLLRSRPSIDERPDRLPVIPGRPVAAFEADDGCAFAPRCPHAETACAAGRPPARDIEGTRVACVRAEELTW; this comes from the coding sequence GTGACCGAACTGCTGACCCTCGACGGCTTCGGCCTCGGCGTGCCGCACGCGACCGGCCCGCGCACCCTCGTCGAACACGTCGACCTCACCATCCGCCGCGGTGAGGCGGTCGGCCTCGTCGGCGAGTCCGGCTCGGGCAAGTCGATGACCGCCCGCGCCGTCATCGGCCTCACCCCGCCCGGCGCGACCACCACCGGCGACATCCGCTTCGACGGACGCTCGGTGACGGCGCTGAGCCGGAAGGAGCTGCGGGCCCTGCGCACCCGGCGGATCGCGATGATCTTCCAGGACCCCCGGGCCCACATCAATCCCGTCCACAGCGTCGGCGACTTCCTCACCGAGGCGATGACCGCGAACCTGGGCGTCGACCCGCACAAGGCCGCCGCCAAGGCCGTACGGCTCCTCGCCGACGTCGGGATCCCCGACGGCGAGCGCCGGATGCGCCAGTACCCGCACGAACTCTCCGGCGGCCTGCTGCAACGTGTGATGATCGCCTCGGCGCTCGCCGCCGAACCCGACCTGATCCTCGCCGACGAACCGACCACCGCCCTGGACGTCACCACCCAGTCCGAGGTGATGGCGATCCTCGACGAGGCGCGCCGCGAACGCGACATGGCCATGCTGCTGATCACGCACGACCTGGAACTGGCCGCCGCGGCCTGCGACCGGCTCGCGGTCATGTACGCGGGCCGCCTCGTGGAGACCCAGCCGGCCGAGGCCCTGACCGAACGCCCGCGCCACCCCTACACGATGGGCCTGCTGCGTTCCCGGCCCAGCATCGACGAGCGCCCCGACCGGCTGCCGGTGATCCCGGGCCGTCCGGTGGCGGCGTTCGAGGCGGACGACGGCTGCGCGTTCGCGCCGCGCTGCCCCCACGCCGAGACGGCGTGCGCGGCCGGCCGGCCCCCGGCGCGGGACATCGAGGGGACACGCGTGGCGTGCGTACGAGCGGAGGAACTGACGTGGTGA
- a CDS encoding ABC transporter permease, with product MSTPLARVSAGLLGLLVAVTLMAPLLAPYDPDAPDLFNALGAVTPEHWLGGDALGRDVLSRLIHGARTTLLGPVLVIGISAVIGTALAITAAWHGGRTDAVISRALDVLFAVPGIVFALIAVAVMGPGLLPVVLGLTVAYTPYVARVLRSAALRERQLPYVAAAWVQGRSGFAICTRHLLPNLRPLIIAQSVSALGYAVIDLAAISFLGLGVQPPTADWGLMVKSGLDSAMRGNAVEAVAAGTLIALVVCAVNVLGDRLGAQK from the coding sequence ATGAGTACGCCACTCGCGCGCGTCTCGGCCGGCCTGCTCGGACTGCTCGTCGCGGTGACGCTGATGGCACCCCTCCTGGCCCCCTACGACCCCGACGCGCCCGACCTGTTCAACGCCCTCGGCGCCGTCACCCCCGAGCACTGGCTCGGCGGCGACGCCCTCGGTCGCGACGTCCTGTCCCGTCTGATCCACGGCGCCCGCACCACCCTGCTCGGCCCGGTGCTCGTCATCGGCATCTCCGCCGTCATCGGCACCGCCCTGGCCATCACGGCCGCCTGGCACGGCGGTCGGACCGACGCGGTGATCTCCCGCGCCCTGGACGTGCTGTTCGCCGTCCCCGGCATCGTCTTCGCCCTGATCGCCGTCGCCGTCATGGGCCCCGGGCTGCTGCCCGTCGTCCTCGGCCTGACCGTCGCCTACACCCCGTACGTCGCCCGGGTGCTGCGCAGCGCCGCGCTCCGGGAACGCCAACTGCCGTACGTGGCAGCCGCCTGGGTGCAAGGCCGCTCGGGCTTCGCGATCTGCACCCGGCACCTGCTGCCCAACCTGCGGCCGCTGATCATCGCCCAGTCGGTCTCCGCACTCGGCTACGCCGTCATCGACCTGGCGGCGATCTCCTTCCTCGGCCTGGGCGTTCAACCACCCACCGCGGACTGGGGTTTGATGGTGAAGTCCGGGCTGGACAGCGCCATGCGCGGCAACGCCGTCGAGGCCGTTGCCGCCGGCACCCTGATCGCCCTCGTGGTGTGCGCTGTCAACGTACTCGGCGACCGACTGGGGGCCCAGAAGTGA
- a CDS encoding ABC transporter permease, with amino-acid sequence MKTAGLKASLTSGTARFLAGRMLGLAVVLLVASFLVYGLLYLVPGGPMAFLLGNRTGTPEQIAAIRSQYRLDDPFLVRYAGWLGDALTGDLGRSLVYRQDVTDLLAARATTTLFLVVYSATLIIVGGLVAGTVGALRGGRTDTLISGVSSLLLATPPFVIGVILVIVFARGLGWFPVFGAGDGLGDRLHHLTLPAVTLAAGSAAYLARITRACVQDELGREHVETAHSRGLSPARIIRRHVLRNAAVPVTTVVGLTVAGLLAGAVVVENVFALDGIGSLFVRAIMQRDFAVVQAVVLVLVASFVLINLIVDLLYHALDPRMAR; translated from the coding sequence GTGAAGACCGCCGGCCTCAAGGCGTCCCTGACGTCCGGCACCGCCCGCTTCCTCGCCGGCAGGATGCTCGGCCTGGCCGTCGTCCTGCTCGTCGCCTCGTTCCTCGTGTACGGGCTGCTGTACCTCGTCCCCGGCGGGCCGATGGCGTTCCTGCTCGGCAACCGCACCGGCACGCCCGAGCAGATCGCCGCGATCCGGTCCCAGTACCGGCTCGACGACCCCTTCCTCGTGCGCTACGCGGGCTGGCTCGGCGACGCGCTCACCGGCGACCTGGGCCGCTCCCTGGTCTATCGGCAGGACGTGACCGACCTGCTCGCGGCCCGCGCCACCACCACCCTCTTCCTGGTCGTGTACTCGGCGACCCTGATCATCGTCGGCGGCCTCGTCGCCGGCACCGTCGGCGCGCTGCGCGGCGGCCGGACCGACACCCTGATCAGCGGCGTCTCGTCGCTCCTCCTCGCCACGCCGCCGTTCGTCATCGGCGTGATCCTGGTGATCGTCTTCGCCCGGGGCCTCGGCTGGTTCCCGGTGTTCGGCGCCGGGGACGGCCTGGGGGACCGCCTCCACCACCTCACCCTGCCCGCCGTCACCCTCGCCGCCGGCTCGGCCGCCTACCTGGCCCGGATCACCCGGGCCTGCGTCCAGGACGAACTGGGCCGCGAACACGTGGAGACCGCGCACAGCAGGGGCCTGAGCCCGGCCCGGATCATCCGGCGCCACGTGCTGCGCAACGCCGCCGTACCGGTGACCACCGTCGTCGGCCTGACCGTGGCCGGCCTGCTCGCCGGCGCGGTCGTCGTGGAGAACGTGTTCGCCCTCGACGGCATCGGCTCGCTGTTCGTCCGGGCGATCATGCAGCGGGACTTCGCGGTCGTCCAGGCCGTCGTCCTCGTGCTCGTCGCCTCCTTCGTCCTGATCAACCTGATCGTCGATCTCCTCTACCACGCCCTCGACCCCCGGATGGCACGATGA
- a CDS encoding ABC transporter substrate-binding protein, with translation MNTIARDEHRGPAGAPRRRLVRATALALALGLAVSACGGSSGSGNEPKAGAQLDLKTATPKGTKPLDSITWNLPYEPQGIDPITSFNYAENTVLANLCESLQRLTPDFEIEPGLASKAENPTPTTWVYTIRDKVTFWDGTPLTAEDVAASLKRHLDPAQGTWWGDYFRHVKTVEATGPLQVTVTLKQPDALFNQAMATAAGAVTQKAHTTRAGKDIGTPEQGVICTGPFKFDKWRSGDSLTIVRNEHYWNPSLAALSKSITFRFIADETTAVNALRSGEIDGQYFYLPPAALGQLQQSPTGKVTLGRSLAYWALLGATKEGPYGDPKVRSALSMALDRAALGSAVFQGAAAPERAMAGPAYWGYEKDTFKAAYDKLPTGRTDLEQAEKLLADAPKGTITIGVQGSSAVHEQTGNLIKATGEKLGLKIDIRVVPVEQYGNLYNDPKAREGIDAFLSTWYGNVPDPLDAYTVFLAGGNNNFSGFGAVDADIKRARAASDPAERARIVTGIQQKVAEDVTWMPLNNLPVILYMNDRITGAVPSFPYLYYPWASGLGGK, from the coding sequence ATGAACACGATCGCCCGCGACGAGCACCGCGGCCCCGCCGGGGCCCCGCGCCGGCGCCTCGTCCGCGCCACTGCCCTCGCCCTCGCCCTCGGCCTGGCCGTCTCCGCCTGCGGCGGGAGCTCCGGGAGCGGCAACGAACCCAAGGCCGGCGCGCAGCTCGACCTGAAGACCGCGACCCCCAAGGGCACGAAGCCGCTCGACTCCATCACCTGGAACCTGCCCTACGAGCCGCAGGGCATCGACCCCATCACCTCGTTCAACTACGCCGAGAACACCGTCCTCGCGAACCTCTGCGAGAGCCTGCAGCGGCTCACCCCGGACTTCGAGATCGAGCCGGGCCTGGCGAGCAAGGCCGAGAACCCGACGCCGACGACCTGGGTCTACACGATCCGCGACAAGGTGACCTTCTGGGACGGCACCCCGCTGACCGCCGAGGACGTGGCGGCGAGCCTGAAGCGGCATCTCGACCCCGCGCAGGGCACCTGGTGGGGCGACTACTTCCGACACGTGAAGACCGTCGAGGCCACCGGCCCGCTCCAGGTCACCGTCACCCTGAAGCAGCCCGACGCGCTGTTCAACCAGGCCATGGCCACCGCCGCCGGCGCGGTCACGCAGAAGGCGCACACGACGCGCGCGGGGAAGGACATCGGCACCCCCGAGCAGGGCGTCATATGCACCGGCCCGTTCAAGTTCGACAAGTGGCGTTCCGGTGACTCGCTGACCATCGTCCGCAACGAGCACTACTGGAACCCCTCGCTCGCGGCCCTGTCGAAGAGCATCACCTTCCGCTTCATCGCCGACGAGACCACCGCCGTGAACGCCCTGCGCTCCGGTGAGATCGACGGCCAGTACTTCTACCTGCCGCCCGCCGCCCTCGGCCAGCTCCAGCAGTCGCCGACCGGCAAGGTCACCCTCGGCCGCTCGCTCGCCTACTGGGCCCTGCTCGGCGCCACGAAGGAGGGCCCGTACGGCGACCCGAAGGTCCGCTCCGCCCTGTCCATGGCCCTGGACCGCGCCGCCCTCGGCTCCGCCGTCTTCCAGGGGGCGGCCGCCCCGGAGCGCGCCATGGCCGGACCGGCGTACTGGGGCTACGAGAAGGACACCTTCAAGGCGGCCTACGACAAGCTCCCCACCGGCAGGACCGACCTGGAGCAGGCCGAGAAGCTCCTCGCCGACGCCCCGAAGGGCACCATCACCATCGGCGTGCAGGGCAGTTCCGCCGTGCACGAGCAGACCGGCAACCTCATCAAGGCGACCGGCGAGAAGCTCGGCCTGAAGATCGACATCCGGGTCGTCCCGGTCGAGCAGTACGGCAACCTCTACAACGACCCCAAGGCCCGTGAGGGCATCGACGCGTTCCTGTCCACCTGGTACGGGAACGTCCCCGACCCGCTCGACGCCTACACGGTCTTCCTGGCCGGCGGCAACAACAACTTCAGCGGCTTCGGCGCAGTGGACGCCGACATCAAGCGCGCCCGCGCCGCGTCCGACCCCGCCGAGCGGGCCCGGATCGTCACCGGCATCCAGCAGAAGGTCGCCGAGGACGTGACGTGGATGCCGCTCAACAACCTTCCGGTGATCCTCTACATGAACGACCGGATCACGGGCGCCGTCCCGTCGTTCCCGTACCTCTACTACCCGTGGGCCTCCGGGCTGGGGGGCAAGTGA
- a CDS encoding amidohydrolase has protein sequence MTHVRISGVRPLGGPPRDLHIMDGRFADEAPATATDVVDGAGLLALPAPVDAHIHPDKTTWGGGWLSREPAASLGDLIAYDASVRAGMAPVADRAGALIDRAVTRGTRAMRAHVDVAPQYGQANVHGVRQAAEARAGLVDVQIVAFPQIGVLTAPGTAALLEQAVDEGADLVGGLDPVGVDGDRDGQLDLLFDLAERRGVPLDIHLHDGGEAGLAQITEIARRTAALALHGRVTVSHAFCLADAPAAALDKTAALLGEAGVAVTTCALGADPVVPIGPLTAAGVRVALGSDGVRDPWTPFGDGDMINRAHLLAYRTDARTDAELAACYTLAADAGAELLGLERCAFRPGDPADFVLVDAESVAQAVVDRPLPRFVVHGGAVVARDGALVEGVAR, from the coding sequence ATGACCCATGTTCGGATATCAGGAGTGCGGCCCCTCGGCGGGCCGCCTCGTGATTTGCACATCATGGACGGCCGGTTCGCCGACGAGGCGCCCGCCACGGCGACCGACGTCGTCGACGGCGCCGGGCTGCTGGCGCTGCCCGCCCCGGTGGACGCGCATATCCACCCCGACAAGACCACCTGGGGCGGCGGCTGGCTCAGCCGCGAACCGGCCGCCTCGCTGGGCGACCTCATCGCCTACGACGCCTCCGTACGCGCGGGCATGGCGCCGGTCGCCGACCGCGCCGGCGCACTGATCGACCGCGCCGTCACCCGCGGGACCCGGGCCATGCGCGCCCACGTCGACGTGGCCCCGCAGTACGGGCAGGCGAACGTGCACGGCGTACGGCAGGCGGCCGAGGCGCGGGCCGGCCTCGTCGACGTGCAGATCGTGGCCTTCCCCCAGATCGGCGTGCTGACCGCCCCCGGGACCGCGGCCCTGCTCGAGCAGGCCGTCGACGAGGGCGCGGACCTCGTCGGCGGCCTGGACCCGGTCGGCGTCGACGGCGACCGGGACGGGCAGCTGGACCTGCTGTTCGACCTGGCCGAGCGCCGCGGCGTCCCCCTGGACATCCACCTGCACGACGGAGGAGAGGCCGGTCTCGCCCAGATCACCGAGATCGCCCGCCGCACCGCGGCGCTCGCCCTGCACGGCCGGGTCACCGTCAGCCACGCCTTCTGCCTCGCCGACGCCCCGGCCGCCGCGCTCGACAAGACGGCCGCGCTGCTCGGCGAGGCGGGCGTGGCGGTCACCACCTGCGCGCTGGGCGCCGACCCCGTCGTCCCGATCGGACCGCTGACCGCAGCCGGGGTGCGGGTCGCGCTCGGGTCGGACGGGGTGCGCGACCCGTGGACGCCGTTCGGCGACGGCGACATGATCAACCGGGCCCACCTCCTCGCGTACCGCACCGACGCCCGCACCGACGCCGAACTCGCCGCCTGCTACACGCTCGCCGCCGACGCCGGCGCCGAGCTGCTCGGCCTGGAACGCTGCGCGTTCCGCCCGGGCGATCCGGCCGACTTCGTCCTCGTGGACGCCGAGTCCGTCGCCCAGGCCGTGGTCGACCGTCCACTGCCCCGATTCGTCGTGCACGGCGGGGCGGTCGTCGCCCGCGACGGCGCACTCGTCGAAGGAGTTGCCCGATGA